A window of the Candidatus Eisenbacteria bacterium genome harbors these coding sequences:
- a CDS encoding MBL fold metallo-hydrolase, protein MPGTLSIAFQGAARTVTGSRHLMRFGERTWLFDCGLYQGHREEADRVNRTFAFTPADLDSVVLSHAHLDHSGNLPTLGAQGYAGRIHVTPATADLCGFMLADSAFLQERDVAHIKRHHPNKPVRPPLYTASDVEQTMTRMDVHAYHQPWELLEGVRVQYYDAGHILGSALTTFDFQRNGARFRVGMSGDLGRARMPILKDPETHPGVDVLVLESTYGNRLHPERKDCEKALAETVERTVQRGGRVMLPAFAVGRTQEVVATLHRLMSDRRIPDLPIFVDSPMARQATEVFTRHPELFDGETRRAFERDEGAPFGFERLRYIATVDESKSLNDHRSPCIIVSASGMCEGGRILHHLQHGLGDARNTVLFVGFQAEGTLGRRLVDGAPKVNVFGEPVQVRAEVVSLQGFSAHADQNELVSWVTRLQPTPRRIFLVHGELEAAEPLRSLLRERTGADVAIPERGEEFELWN, encoded by the coding sequence ATGCCCGGCACGCTCTCCATCGCGTTCCAGGGGGCGGCCCGCACCGTGACCGGGTCCCGCCACCTCATGCGCTTCGGCGAGCGCACCTGGCTCTTCGACTGCGGTCTCTACCAGGGCCACCGGGAAGAAGCCGATCGCGTGAACCGCACGTTCGCGTTCACGCCCGCGGATCTCGACTCGGTGGTGCTGTCGCACGCGCACCTCGATCACAGCGGCAACCTCCCGACGCTCGGCGCGCAGGGCTACGCCGGCCGCATCCATGTCACGCCGGCCACCGCCGATCTGTGCGGCTTCATGCTGGCCGACAGCGCGTTCCTCCAGGAGCGCGACGTCGCGCACATCAAGCGCCATCACCCCAACAAGCCTGTGCGTCCGCCGCTCTACACGGCGAGCGACGTCGAGCAGACCATGACCCGCATGGACGTCCATGCATACCACCAGCCCTGGGAACTGCTGGAGGGCGTGCGGGTGCAGTACTACGACGCCGGACACATCCTGGGCTCCGCGCTGACCACGTTCGATTTCCAGAGGAACGGCGCTCGCTTCCGGGTCGGCATGAGCGGCGACCTGGGGCGCGCGCGGATGCCGATCCTCAAGGATCCTGAGACCCATCCCGGGGTGGACGTGCTGGTGCTCGAGAGCACGTACGGGAACCGACTGCATCCCGAGCGCAAGGACTGCGAGAAGGCTCTGGCCGAAACGGTCGAGCGCACCGTGCAGCGCGGCGGAAGGGTGATGTTGCCCGCGTTCGCGGTCGGCCGAACGCAGGAAGTCGTGGCAACGCTCCACCGGCTCATGAGCGACCGGCGCATTCCCGATCTTCCGATCTTCGTGGACAGCCCGATGGCCCGGCAGGCGACCGAGGTGTTCACGCGGCACCCGGAGCTGTTCGACGGCGAGACGCGCCGCGCGTTCGAGCGCGACGAAGGCGCGCCGTTCGGCTTCGAGCGGCTGCGCTACATCGCCACCGTGGACGAGTCCAAGAGCCTCAACGACCACCGCTCGCCCTGCATCATCGTGTCGGCGTCGGGGATGTGCGAAGGCGGACGCATCCTCCATCACCTCCAGCACGGGCTGGGCGACGCGCGGAACACCGTGCTCTTCGTCGGCTTCCAGGCGGAGGGCACGCTCGGTCGCCGGCTGGTCGACGGAGCGCCGAAGGTCAACGTCTTCGGCGAGCCGGTGCAAGTGCGCGCCGAAGTGGTCTCGTTGCAGGGCTTCAGCGCCCATGCCGACCAGAACGAGCTGGTCTCGTGGGTCACGCGCCTGCAGCCCACGCCGCGCCGCATCTTCCTGGTCCACGGCGAGCTCGAAGCCGCCGAACCGCTCAGGAGTCTCCTGCGCGAGCGGACCGGGGCCGACGTCGCCATTCCCGAGCGCGGAGAGGAGTTCGAGCTGTGGAACTGA
- a CDS encoding site-specific tyrosine recombinase yields the protein MSPALKPAPLTAALEGPVEAFLDELRTGRRLSPRTVDAYGRDLADYARFIVRQGLEAWDAATPTVIDGYLASLARRGLATATVARRRAALRGFHAHRGRHRDHGPDPAADLPPARRERKLPHALAVEDVERLLAQPEGDAPLALRDRALFELAYGSGLRVSELIGLSRDRLDLRDRAVSVAGKGDKERAVPFGRSAKRALDHYLDRARPILCARSRHDVVFVNARGGPLSRMGFWKILRRHARAAGIASRVHPHALRHSFATHLLAGGADLRVVQELLGHASITTTAIYTHLDRGYLREVHRTFHPRP from the coding sequence ATGAGCCCCGCGCTCAAGCCCGCTCCGCTCACCGCCGCGCTCGAGGGCCCGGTCGAGGCCTTCCTCGACGAGCTGCGCACCGGCCGCCGGTTGTCCCCGCGCACCGTGGATGCCTATGGACGCGATCTCGCCGACTACGCGCGCTTCATCGTCCGTCAGGGGCTCGAGGCCTGGGACGCTGCGACGCCGACGGTGATCGACGGCTACCTCGCGAGCCTGGCGCGCCGCGGGCTCGCGACCGCGACGGTGGCGCGGCGGCGGGCGGCATTGCGCGGCTTCCACGCCCATCGAGGCAGGCATCGGGATCATGGCCCGGATCCGGCCGCAGATCTGCCTCCGGCGCGTCGCGAGCGCAAGCTGCCACACGCGCTGGCCGTCGAGGACGTCGAGCGGCTCCTGGCCCAGCCCGAAGGCGACGCTCCGCTTGCGTTGCGCGACCGAGCCTTGTTCGAGCTGGCTTACGGGAGCGGGCTGCGCGTCTCCGAGCTGATCGGGCTCTCGCGCGACCGCCTCGACCTCCGCGACCGAGCGGTCTCGGTCGCGGGCAAGGGGGACAAGGAGCGCGCCGTGCCGTTCGGACGGTCGGCGAAGCGGGCGCTCGATCACTATCTGGATCGCGCGCGTCCCATCCTGTGCGCGCGCTCGCGTCACGACGTGGTGTTCGTCAACGCGCGCGGCGGCCCGCTGAGCCGCATGGGCTTCTGGAAGATCCTGCGCCGGCACGCCCGCGCCGCCGGCATCGCATCCCGCGTGCACCCGCATGCGCTGCGGCACTCGTTCGCGACGCACCTGCTCGCGGGCGGCGCCGATCTGCGCGTCGTCCAGGAGCTGCTCGGGCACGCCTCGATCACGACCACCGCCATCTACACCCATCTCGACCGGGGCTATCTGCGCGAAGTGCATCGCACCTTTCATCCCCGGCCGTGA